A stretch of the Bacillus anthracis str. Vollum genome encodes the following:
- a CDS encoding DEAD/DEAH box helicase — MINQTEVTIRLQHVSHGWFLWGEDDSGTPLSVTSWKRNAFTWHSTSFYGTFLKEATFEGKQGVMLTNAQAFEYIANQPMNSFARIQMNGPITALTKDANELWDAFTSGSFVPDMEHWPKQPSWKVQHTPIEDDTLASLFSSAVNESILQDNRSNDGWEDAKRLYEHYDFTKRQLDAALHEEDWLRKIGYIEDDLPFTIGLRLQEPQEEFEMWKLETIITPKRGAHRIYVYESIDYLPKRWHDYEERILETQEGFSKLVPWLKDGDTFRSELFETEAWNFLTEASNELLAAGITILLPSWWQNLKATKPKLRVQLKQNATQTQSFFGMNTLVNFDWRISTNGIDLSESEFFELVEQNKRLFNINGQWMRLDPAFIEEVRKLMNRADKYGLEMKDVLQQHLSNTAETEIVEEDSPFNDIEIELDGYYEELFQKLLHIGDIPKVDVPSSLHATLRPYQQHGIEWLLYLRKLGFGALLADDMGLGKSIQTITYLLYIKENNLQTGPALIVAPTSVLGNWQKEFERFAPNLRVQLHYGSNRAKGESFKDFLQSADVVLTSYALAQLDEEELSTLCWDAVILDEAQNIKNPHTKQSKAVRNLQANHKIALTGTPMENRLAELWSIFDFINHGYLGSLGQFQRRFVSPIEKDRDEGKIQQVQRFISPFLLRRTKKDQTVALNLPDKQEQKAYCPLTGEQASLYEQLVQDTLQNVEGLSGIERRGFILLMLNKLKQICNHPALYLKETEPKDIIERSMKTSTLMELIENIKDQNESCLIFTQYIGMGNMLKNVLEEHFGQRVLFLNGSVPKKERDKMIEQFQNGTYDIFILSLKAGGTGLNLTAANHVIHYDRWWNPAVENQATDRAYRIGQKRFVHVHKLITTGTLEEKIDEMLERKQSLNNAVITSDSWMTELSTDELKELLGV, encoded by the coding sequence ATGATCAATCAAACTGAAGTAACAATTAGGCTCCAGCACGTTAGTCACGGTTGGTTCCTTTGGGGAGAAGATGATAGCGGTACTCCATTATCCGTAACAAGTTGGAAACGAAATGCATTTACATGGCACTCCACTTCCTTCTACGGCACGTTTCTAAAAGAAGCAACCTTTGAAGGAAAACAAGGTGTTATGCTAACAAACGCACAAGCATTTGAATACATCGCGAATCAACCGATGAACTCCTTTGCCCGTATTCAAATGAACGGCCCTATTACAGCACTTACGAAAGATGCGAACGAATTGTGGGATGCCTTCACAAGCGGTAGCTTCGTACCTGATATGGAGCATTGGCCCAAACAACCATCTTGGAAAGTACAACATACACCGATTGAAGATGACACATTAGCATCTCTTTTCTCATCCGCGGTAAATGAAAGCATATTACAAGATAACCGTTCAAACGACGGATGGGAAGATGCAAAGAGACTTTATGAACATTACGACTTTACGAAAAGACAATTAGACGCAGCACTACATGAAGAAGATTGGCTTCGAAAAATTGGTTACATTGAAGATGACCTTCCCTTTACAATCGGACTACGACTACAAGAGCCGCAAGAAGAATTTGAAATGTGGAAGCTTGAAACAATTATTACACCAAAGCGCGGGGCACATCGCATATATGTATATGAGAGTATCGATTATTTACCAAAACGATGGCACGATTATGAAGAACGTATTCTTGAAACACAAGAAGGCTTCAGTAAGCTCGTACCGTGGTTAAAAGACGGGGATACATTCCGAAGTGAACTCTTTGAAACAGAAGCTTGGAACTTCTTAACAGAAGCAAGTAACGAACTACTCGCCGCAGGTATTACAATCTTATTACCATCGTGGTGGCAAAATTTAAAAGCGACAAAACCAAAATTACGTGTGCAGTTGAAGCAAAATGCTACGCAAACGCAATCTTTCTTCGGTATGAATACACTCGTTAATTTTGACTGGCGCATTTCAACGAACGGTATTGATTTATCAGAAAGCGAATTTTTCGAACTCGTTGAACAAAACAAACGATTATTCAATATAAATGGTCAATGGATGAGACTGGACCCAGCCTTTATTGAAGAAGTACGAAAACTCATGAACCGTGCCGATAAATATGGGCTCGAAATGAAAGATGTCCTTCAGCAACATTTATCAAACACCGCTGAAACAGAAATTGTAGAAGAAGATAGTCCATTTAACGATATTGAAATTGAACTAGATGGATATTATGAAGAGCTATTCCAAAAACTATTGCACATTGGAGATATTCCGAAAGTAGATGTCCCTTCTTCACTACATGCTACACTCCGCCCGTATCAACAACATGGCATTGAGTGGTTATTATATTTAAGAAAACTTGGATTCGGCGCATTGTTAGCTGACGACATGGGACTTGGAAAAAGCATTCAAACGATCACTTACTTACTATATATAAAAGAGAACAATCTCCAAACAGGACCTGCCTTAATCGTGGCACCGACATCTGTTCTTGGAAATTGGCAAAAAGAATTTGAACGGTTCGCACCGAATTTACGTGTTCAGTTACATTATGGAAGTAATAGGGCGAAAGGCGAATCATTTAAAGACTTCCTTCAATCAGCAGATGTTGTATTAACATCTTATGCATTAGCTCAGCTTGATGAGGAAGAACTTAGTACGTTATGCTGGGATGCTGTTATTTTGGATGAAGCACAAAATATTAAAAACCCACATACGAAACAGTCCAAAGCAGTGCGAAACTTGCAAGCAAATCACAAAATCGCATTAACTGGGACACCGATGGAAAACCGCCTTGCCGAGCTTTGGTCTATTTTCGACTTCATTAATCATGGATATCTAGGTAGCTTAGGACAATTCCAGCGCCGCTTCGTCTCACCAATTGAAAAAGACCGTGACGAAGGAAAAATCCAACAAGTTCAACGGTTTATCTCGCCGTTTTTACTGCGCCGTACGAAGAAAGATCAAACAGTCGCATTAAACTTACCAGATAAACAAGAACAGAAAGCTTATTGTCCACTTACCGGGGAACAAGCTTCCTTATATGAACAACTTGTTCAAGATACATTGCAAAATGTAGAAGGATTAAGCGGAATTGAAAGACGCGGATTTATATTACTCATGCTGAACAAACTTAAACAAATTTGTAATCACCCTGCTCTTTATTTAAAAGAAACAGAGCCGAAAGACATCATCGAGCGTTCCATGAAAACGAGCACGCTAATGGAACTCATTGAAAATATAAAAGATCAAAATGAAAGTTGTTTAATCTTCACGCAATACATTGGTATGGGGAACATGCTAAAAAATGTGTTAGAAGAACATTTCGGTCAGCGCGTCCTCTTCTTAAACGGTAGTGTACCGAAGAAAGAACGTGACAAAATGATCGAGCAGTTCCAAAACGGAACGTATGACATCTTCATCTTATCGTTAAAAGCAGGTGGTACAGGGTTAAACTTAACAGCTGCCAACCATGTCATTCACTACGATCGTTGGTGGAATCCAGCTGTAGAAAACCAAGCAACAGACCGTGCATATCGCATTGGTCAAAAGCGTTTCGTTCACGTTCATAAACTGATTACAACGGGGACACTTGAAGAGAAAATCGATGAAATGTTAGAAAGAAAACAGTCATTAAACAACGCCGTCATTACAAGCGATAGTTGGATGACCGAACTATCTACAGATGAGCTAAAAGAATTGCTCGGTGTATAA
- a CDS encoding VanZ family protein, giving the protein MNRKWLFWIPVLLWMGLIFYSSAQPYKKQDMRSDIEQYVNVEFVKEHFSWVSIDYGGGTPVSIANKGVGGFIEFFLRKGAHFMVFFMLGSLTYYAFHRSGYSRKRCFLYALLFVAGYATFDEIHQWTTGDRTPMWQDSLLDTCGGLTGIIISNWFWNRKRS; this is encoded by the coding sequence ATGAATCGTAAATGGTTATTTTGGATTCCTGTTTTACTATGGATGGGGCTGATTTTTTATTCCTCGGCACAACCATATAAAAAGCAGGATATGCGTTCGGATATTGAACAATATGTAAATGTTGAGTTTGTGAAAGAGCATTTTTCATGGGTATCTATCGATTACGGCGGTGGTACACCTGTTAGCATTGCAAATAAAGGTGTAGGCGGATTTATTGAGTTTTTCCTTCGTAAAGGTGCTCATTTTATGGTATTCTTTATGCTCGGTTCATTGACGTATTATGCTTTTCATCGATCGGGTTATTCAAGAAAAAGGTGTTTCCTATACGCTCTCCTTTTCGTTGCCGGTTATGCTACATTTGATGAAATTCATCAATGGACTACGGGGGATCGTACACCGATGTGGCAAGATTCATTACTGGATACGTGCGGCGGACTAACAGGGATTATAATAAGTAATTGGTTTTGGAATAGAAAAAGGAGCTAA
- a CDS encoding DUF1659 domain-containing protein: MPVETIVMDLTLRLVLNNGLDKNGKTVFKNKQFKRVKTNANLEQIQTVARALASLQASPLHAVQLVSTSDLSSL; this comes from the coding sequence ATGCCAGTCGAAACAATCGTAATGGATTTAACTTTACGTCTTGTCTTAAACAATGGCTTAGATAAGAACGGAAAAACAGTTTTTAAGAACAAACAATTTAAGCGCGTAAAAACAAACGCAAACTTAGAGCAAATACAAACCGTAGCTCGTGCTCTAGCTTCTTTACAAGCATCACCACTTCACGCTGTACAACTTGTTAGCACATCAGATCTTTCTAGCCTATAA
- a CDS encoding DUF2922 domain-containing protein, translating to MQVLELIFAKEDGKTVVFSIEKPITPVDAQVVNQVMDTILASSVFSSINENTRKKGARLVERNVSEVPITL from the coding sequence ATGCAAGTACTAGAATTGATTTTCGCGAAAGAAGACGGGAAAACGGTTGTTTTTTCTATCGAGAAACCAATCACACCCGTCGATGCACAAGTCGTAAATCAAGTAATGGATACGATCCTTGCCTCATCTGTATTTTCATCAATTAATGAAAATACCCGAAAAAAGGGAGCTCGTCTCGTAGAAAGAAATGTATCTGAAGTTCCCATTACTTTATAA
- a CDS encoding DUF4359 domain-containing protein, which yields MKKRYIIMALVVVLLVYLANSNPSKGEYTDWAAKQFMKRNDVSKKLDEVQKENEEGLLGDLASAGKKLAKKYVEPQVGLLIDHYTKRDDYIFFSTYKTEFDIGGEHYKYVCVGFSKIFIPIEMPKKKDESAK from the coding sequence ATGAAGAAAAGGTATATTATTATGGCTCTAGTTGTTGTTCTTTTAGTATATTTAGCAAATAGTAATCCAAGTAAAGGTGAATATACGGATTGGGCAGCGAAGCAGTTTATGAAACGTAATGATGTAAGTAAGAAGCTAGACGAAGTGCAAAAGGAAAATGAAGAGGGTCTCCTTGGTGATTTAGCATCGGCTGGTAAGAAGTTGGCGAAAAAATATGTTGAGCCGCAAGTTGGATTATTAATCGACCATTATACGAAGCGAGATGATTATATATTCTTCTCAACATATAAGACGGAATTTGATATCGGCGGAGAACATTATAAATATGTATGCGTCGGTTTTTCAAAAATCTTTATTCCAATTGAAATGCCGAAGAAAAAAGACGAATCTGCAAAATGA
- a CDS encoding competence protein ComK, which translates to MNDENAIIISNSTMMLEPYKHPSYCTKMIDSSGNHLYSCQTALQLIKKSCLTNVHTTYQGRRKAVQTNFNFKQNVPIPINHREYICAFPTESPSSPNCIWLFYNHIDDIEFFKQSKKATIHFSNGTTTTIHISPHRLKQQLLKAGYVLSRMNMQDSLQFKNLLLHLLP; encoded by the coding sequence ATGAATGACGAAAATGCTATTATTATTTCTAATTCTACAATGATGCTAGAGCCTTACAAGCATCCTTCTTATTGCACAAAAATGATCGACAGTAGTGGGAACCATCTTTACTCCTGTCAAACCGCTCTCCAGCTCATAAAGAAATCTTGTCTAACCAATGTTCACACTACTTATCAAGGCAGACGTAAAGCAGTTCAAACAAACTTTAATTTCAAACAAAATGTCCCAATTCCAATTAATCATAGAGAATATATTTGTGCTTTCCCAACAGAGTCTCCTTCTTCTCCAAACTGTATATGGCTATTTTATAATCATATAGATGACATAGAATTTTTCAAACAGAGTAAAAAAGCTACTATTCATTTTTCAAATGGCACGACTACAACCATACATATCAGTCCCCATAGGTTAAAACAACAATTATTAAAAGCCGGATATGTATTATCACGTATGAACATGCAAGATTCACTACAGTTTAAAAACCTCTTATTACATTTACTACCTTAA
- a CDS encoding sigma-70 family RNA polymerase sigma factor yields MKPATFKEAVVLYEGLIVNQIKKLGIYQDYEEYYQCGLIGLWHAYERYDAKKGSFPAYAVITVRGYILERLKKEFAVQEKCVCVGEYEAHFHFEDIEMKAKDFMSVLDEKEKYIIFERFFVGKTMGEIALETEMTYYQVRWIYRQALEKMRNSLRG; encoded by the coding sequence GTGAAACCAGCGACTTTTAAAGAGGCAGTTGTGTTGTATGAAGGATTAATTGTGAATCAAATAAAGAAGTTAGGGATTTATCAAGATTATGAAGAGTATTATCAATGTGGGTTAATTGGTCTTTGGCATGCGTATGAAAGATATGATGCGAAGAAGGGAAGTTTTCCCGCATATGCAGTTATAACTGTACGTGGTTATATATTAGAAAGATTGAAGAAAGAGTTTGCAGTGCAAGAAAAGTGTGTATGTGTAGGAGAGTATGAGGCTCACTTTCATTTTGAAGATATTGAAATGAAAGCGAAGGATTTTATGAGTGTATTAGATGAGAAGGAGAAGTATATTATTTTTGAACGTTTTTTTGTAGGAAAGACGATGGGGGAAATCGCTTTAGAGACAGAGATGACCTATTATCAAGTGAGGTGGATATATCGGCAGGCGCTTGAGAAAATGCGAAATAGCTTAAGAGGATAA
- a CDS encoding Yip1 family protein — MEANVNTQKAGGEKPSLFGMITSPGLQFERMKTTEKVWGMFFIVAILQGLVGGLNSYITYTSPEMIEMQKKLGGEFANKDSLVSDVISSTIWGIVGVMIATLVVAAIYKVFMMFYGNDTSYKKIVMIIVYADIIVIIGGLINGVIALILGAGPTAYTSLGPLFDQGSLAYGIGNTIELFYLWNLVLIWLGLQVTAGLSKVKAAIPIIVLFIIKAGFLAAIVVLIAKFLPGLPV; from the coding sequence ATGGAAGCTAATGTGAATACGCAAAAAGCTGGTGGCGAGAAGCCATCATTGTTTGGAATGATTACTTCTCCTGGTTTACAGTTTGAGAGAATGAAGACGACTGAGAAAGTTTGGGGTATGTTCTTCATAGTGGCAATATTACAAGGGCTTGTAGGTGGTTTAAATTCGTATATTACGTATACATCACCTGAAATGATTGAAATGCAAAAGAAATTAGGAGGCGAATTTGCAAATAAGGATTCGCTTGTATCAGATGTAATTTCTAGTACGATATGGGGAATAGTAGGTGTTATGATTGCAACATTAGTTGTTGCAGCTATTTATAAAGTGTTCATGATGTTTTACGGGAATGATACTTCTTATAAAAAAATAGTAATGATTATTGTATACGCAGATATTATTGTTATTATTGGTGGACTTATTAATGGTGTTATAGCTTTAATTTTAGGTGCTGGACCAACTGCGTATACAAGTTTAGGACCACTATTCGATCAAGGTTCACTTGCATATGGAATTGGTAATACAATTGAATTGTTCTATTTATGGAATTTAGTTTTAATTTGGTTAGGATTACAAGTTACAGCCGGATTAAGTAAAGTGAAAGCAGCTATTCCAATTATTGTTTTATTCATTATTAAAGCGGGATTCTTAGCTGCGATTGTTGTATTGATTGCAAAGTTCTTACCTGGTTTGCCTGTATAA
- a CDS encoding ABC transporter permease — protein sequence MSLLDSIKIALSSILAHKLRSALTMLGIIIGVGSIITVVAIGQGGEAALKSQFVGAGNQTVPIHYSADINDPFGMGMVEAPKITEEDIFEIKKIPEISHVVTTNSSMEPLDIEDKKEMVSITGLDSEYFAVNKVKLLKGRSLQESDVDQGNNVVMISKQMEEKVFKDANPVGKIIEMKGQPMQIIGVYKSDNEFMGMGPSEALVPISLWPTLYGKDEIQNISVQAKNVDNLEKAGKKAADVLNSRKPTDATGKYEVMNLKEIQEGISKMTGIMTMIIGGIAGISLVVGGIGVMNIMLVSVTERTREIGVRKALGATRSKILLQFLIEAVMLTLLGGLIGIGLGYGGAYIVSTFAKWPPLVSWEVVVGGVLFSMTLGIIFGLIPANKAAKLDPIEALRYE from the coding sequence ATGAGTTTACTAGATAGTATAAAAATTGCCCTCTCTTCTATTTTAGCTCATAAACTGCGTTCAGCTCTTACGATGCTCGGTATTATTATCGGTGTTGGTTCCATTATTACTGTCGTTGCGATTGGGCAAGGCGGGGAAGCTGCATTGAAATCGCAGTTCGTTGGGGCAGGTAATCAAACGGTTCCGATTCATTATAGTGCAGATATAAACGATCCTTTCGGTATGGGAATGGTAGAAGCACCGAAGATAACTGAAGAAGACATTTTTGAAATTAAAAAAATTCCAGAAATTTCACATGTGGTAACAACAAATTCCAGTATGGAACCACTTGATATTGAAGATAAAAAAGAAATGGTGAGTATTACTGGATTAGATAGTGAGTACTTTGCAGTAAATAAAGTAAAGTTGTTAAAGGGACGTTCTTTACAAGAATCAGATGTGGATCAAGGTAATAACGTTGTCATGATTAGTAAACAAATGGAAGAAAAGGTGTTTAAGGATGCCAATCCAGTCGGTAAAATTATTGAAATGAAAGGTCAACCGATGCAAATTATCGGTGTCTACAAATCAGATAATGAGTTTATGGGAATGGGACCATCAGAAGCACTAGTGCCAATTTCATTATGGCCGACACTGTATGGAAAAGATGAAATTCAAAATATTTCTGTTCAAGCAAAAAATGTAGATAATCTAGAAAAAGCAGGTAAAAAAGCTGCAGATGTTTTAAATAGTCGTAAACCGACTGATGCAACTGGTAAATATGAAGTTATGAATTTAAAAGAAATTCAAGAAGGTATTTCGAAGATGACTGGTATTATGACAATGATCATCGGTGGTATCGCTGGTATTTCATTAGTTGTTGGTGGAATTGGTGTTATGAACATTATGCTCGTATCTGTAACGGAGCGTACGCGCGAAATTGGTGTACGTAAAGCGCTTGGAGCAACACGTAGTAAAATTTTATTACAGTTTTTAATTGAAGCCGTTATGTTAACGCTTCTAGGTGGTTTGATCGGAATTGGTCTTGGATATGGCGGAGCATATATCGTTTCCACATTCGCAAAATGGCCACCACTCGTTTCATGGGAAGTTGTCGTTGGAGGCGTACTGTTCTCTATGACACTCGGTATTATCTTTGGATTAATTCCAGCAAACAAAGCTGCGAAATTAGATCCAATTGAAGCACTTCGTTATGAGTAA
- a CDS encoding ABC transporter ATP-binding protein has translation MITLNHIAKTYYQGKLAVPILHGISLTIQSGEFVSIMGPSGSGKSTLMNIIGCLDRPTEGEYMLNDVNILTADESKLALIRNEYIGFVFQHFNLLPRLSAVENVELPLVYGGIKKAERRKRALEALGKVGLADRVHHLPNELSGGQKQRVAIARAIANNPTFIMADEPTGALDTKSGEQVMDIFTKLNAEGTTIVMVTHEEEVAAYSSRRIVLRDGKITEDRRCAV, from the coding sequence ATGATTACGCTAAATCATATTGCTAAAACGTATTATCAAGGAAAATTGGCAGTGCCGATTTTGCATGGTATTAGTTTAACGATTCAGAGCGGCGAGTTCGTTTCGATTATGGGACCGTCTGGTTCTGGTAAATCAACGCTTATGAATATTATCGGTTGTTTAGATCGTCCAACAGAAGGCGAATATATGCTGAATGATGTGAATATCTTAACAGCAGACGAGTCAAAGCTTGCTTTAATTCGTAATGAATATATCGGTTTTGTGTTTCAGCACTTTAATTTGCTTCCGCGTCTTTCGGCAGTCGAAAATGTTGAGCTTCCGCTCGTATATGGCGGCATAAAGAAGGCAGAGCGTCGCAAGCGTGCTTTAGAGGCGCTTGGTAAAGTTGGATTAGCAGATCGCGTGCATCATTTACCGAACGAATTGTCAGGTGGACAGAAGCAGCGTGTCGCAATTGCAAGAGCAATCGCGAATAATCCAACGTTCATTATGGCCGATGAGCCGACTGGTGCGCTTGATACGAAGTCTGGTGAGCAAGTTATGGATATTTTCACGAAGCTTAATGCAGAAGGTACAACAATTGTTATGGTTACGCATGAAGAGGAAGTAGCAGCGTATTCTTCCCGCCGCATCGTACTGCGAGACGGGAAAATTACAGAAGATAGAAGGTGTGCGGTATGA
- a CDS encoding efflux RND transporter periplasmic adaptor subunit has product MVPNTVRTPNKKKKWIIIGVIALIVIVAAVNIFVMQGKKKGASTSADAVSFEKVTERKLNNTKLISGQVKPGNIESFYADPAKGKVKDIEVKEGQEVEKGAKLFSYDNEEINLQMKQADLDQKMADMRYDQGKKKIDSLKKEIKKAKDSGAGKEVTDPMEEQVSELEMAQKTTDLEKEKGKLQKEELSKKQKELTIYSNFAGVVQKLDKDAAQSSSQALGGQGKAFLQVASKDPFQIQGTLTELQKSQIQKDQTFTVTAKANNKKKWTGKITEVSEFPTSAEMAQAGGMGEATQNMSQYTYKASLDSQDGLSPGYHVSLQVNLENKTMVAVPTKSIVEKDDDAFVYVEDKGKLRKQNVKKGSTDGDWTEITEGVTVGQKVVKNPSDDVYDGMEVKEK; this is encoded by the coding sequence ATGGTACCAAATACGGTTCGTACTCCAAACAAGAAGAAGAAATGGATTATTATCGGAGTTATTGCACTAATTGTTATTGTAGCAGCAGTTAATATTTTTGTTATGCAAGGTAAGAAGAAGGGGGCATCAACATCTGCTGATGCTGTAAGTTTTGAGAAGGTAACGGAGCGAAAGTTGAATAATACGAAGTTAATTTCTGGTCAGGTGAAGCCTGGGAATATCGAAAGTTTTTATGCGGATCCGGCCAAAGGGAAAGTGAAAGATATTGAGGTAAAAGAAGGCCAAGAGGTAGAGAAAGGTGCGAAGTTATTCTCTTATGATAATGAAGAGATTAATTTGCAAATGAAGCAAGCTGATCTTGATCAGAAGATGGCAGATATGCGTTATGATCAAGGGAAGAAGAAGATTGATTCGTTGAAGAAAGAAATTAAGAAGGCAAAAGATAGCGGAGCTGGGAAAGAAGTAACAGATCCGATGGAAGAGCAAGTAAGTGAGTTAGAGATGGCGCAAAAGACAACGGATCTGGAGAAAGAAAAAGGGAAGTTGCAGAAAGAAGAGTTAAGTAAAAAGCAGAAAGAGCTTACGATTTATAGTAACTTTGCTGGTGTTGTTCAAAAGTTAGATAAAGATGCGGCGCAAAGTTCATCTCAAGCGTTAGGTGGTCAAGGGAAAGCCTTCTTACAAGTGGCTTCTAAAGATCCGTTCCAAATTCAAGGGACGTTAACTGAGCTTCAAAAGTCACAAATTCAAAAAGATCAAACATTTACTGTTACTGCGAAAGCAAATAATAAGAAGAAGTGGACAGGTAAGATTACAGAAGTAAGTGAATTCCCAACGAGTGCAGAGATGGCGCAAGCCGGTGGTATGGGTGAAGCGACTCAAAATATGTCTCAATATACATATAAAGCAAGCCTTGATAGTCAAGATGGTTTATCTCCAGGTTATCACGTTTCTCTGCAAGTAAATTTAGAGAATAAGACGATGGTTGCTGTTCCGACTAAGAGTATTGTAGAAAAAGATGATGATGCATTTGTTTATGTTGAGGATAAAGGAAAGCTTCGTAAACAAAATGTGAAAAAAGGTTCTACTGATGGGGACTGGACAGAGATTACTGAAGGCGTAACAGTGGGGCAAAAGGTGGTTAAAAATCCTTCCGACGATGTGTATGACGGAATGGAAGTGAAAGAGAAATGA
- a CDS encoding helix-turn-helix transcriptional regulator: MNNVKQYRKSEGLSQLELAKRVKVARQTINLIENNKYNPSLALCIELAKALKTDLNSLFWEGN; encoded by the coding sequence TTGAATAACGTTAAACAATATCGAAAATCTGAAGGTCTCTCGCAGCTAGAATTAGCTAAAAGAGTTAAAGTGGCGAGACAGACAATAAACTTAATTGAAAACAATAAATATAATCCCTCTTTAGCCTTATGTATCGAATTAGCAAAAGCACTAAAAACAGATTTAAACAGTCTATTTTGGGAGGGGAACTAA
- a CDS encoding DUF3278 domain-containing protein: MMKIEWKERVYNNFVGTMSERDEYQKQEINKELSVAGIGLWWLNMLIMLIMLLVDTMNHTISIGTILIFLSNMIYANYLTFKFKKKGLNETECTTKEEYLQHKKTLRKAGLKAGILWGFQMFVFMNYIFPYVGSEEISISLFDVVLWSCAGGFFGLTMYIFGLWNLKRLY, encoded by the coding sequence ATGATGAAAATTGAATGGAAAGAAAGGGTTTATAATAATTTCGTTGGAACAATGAGTGAGCGAGATGAATATCAAAAACAAGAAATCAATAAAGAATTATCTGTGGCTGGAATTGGTTTATGGTGGTTAAATATGTTGATAATGCTTATTATGTTACTTGTTGATACTATGAACCACACAATATCTATAGGAACTATATTAATTTTTCTATCTAATATGATTTACGCTAATTATTTAACCTTTAAGTTTAAGAAAAAAGGTTTAAACGAGACTGAATGTACAACAAAAGAAGAGTATTTGCAACATAAGAAAACTTTAAGAAAAGCTGGCTTAAAAGCAGGTATACTTTGGGGCTTTCAAATGTTTGTTTTTATGAATTATATCTTTCCCTATGTAGGTTCAGAAGAAATCTCTATTTCTTTATTTGATGTTGTGCTTTGGAGTTGCGCCGGTGGATTTTTTGGTCTAACTATGTACATATTCGGTTTATGGAACCTAAAAAGATTATATTAA